One Sphingopyxis macrogoltabida genomic region harbors:
- a CDS encoding quinone oxidoreductase family protein encodes MKAIEAFIESQGGPEVIDWREVTLGAPGPGQVLLRQTAVGLNYLDTYHRDGTYPVPLPSGLGVESAGEIVAVGEGVHGLRPGDRAATFGPERSAYASARIVGAASLFKLPATIDDETAAAALLKACTVEMLVERCAKVEAGWPVLVHAAAGGVGLILVQWLKAVGATVIGTVSTEAKAHAAREAGADHVLMYKSDDVAAHVREITDGQGVPVTFDGIGMATWDVSLKATARRGLIVSYGNAGGPVTGVNLGILAQHGSQFVTRPTLFDYYHLPGERAAGADRVFEMIGSGAVKVTIGQRYSLEDAARAHADLQAGRTTGSTLLIPEQP; translated from the coding sequence GCAGGTGCTGCTCCGCCAGACGGCGGTCGGGCTCAACTATCTCGACACCTATCACCGCGACGGCACTTACCCCGTTCCGCTGCCGAGCGGCCTCGGGGTCGAATCGGCGGGCGAGATCGTTGCGGTCGGCGAAGGCGTCCATGGCCTCCGGCCCGGCGACCGCGCCGCGACCTTCGGTCCCGAACGCTCCGCCTATGCCAGCGCGCGGATTGTCGGCGCGGCCTCGCTGTTCAAGCTGCCCGCGACCATCGACGACGAAACCGCGGCCGCCGCGCTGCTCAAGGCGTGCACGGTCGAGATGCTCGTCGAACGCTGCGCCAAGGTCGAGGCGGGCTGGCCGGTCCTCGTCCACGCCGCCGCCGGTGGCGTCGGGCTGATCCTCGTCCAGTGGCTGAAAGCCGTCGGCGCCACGGTGATCGGCACCGTCAGCACCGAAGCCAAGGCGCATGCTGCGCGCGAAGCCGGCGCCGACCATGTGCTGATGTACAAAAGCGACGATGTCGCGGCGCATGTTCGCGAGATCACCGATGGTCAGGGCGTTCCCGTGACCTTCGACGGCATCGGCATGGCGACGTGGGATGTGTCGCTGAAAGCCACCGCGCGGCGCGGGCTGATCGTCAGCTATGGCAATGCCGGCGGCCCGGTGACCGGCGTCAACCTCGGCATCCTCGCCCAGCACGGCTCACAGTTCGTCACCCGGCCGACGCTGTTCGACTATTACCACCTGCCCGGCGAACGTGCCGCGGGTGCCGACCGGGTGTTTGAGATGATCGGCTCGGGCGCGGTGAAGGTCACCATCGGCCAGCGCTATTCGCTCGAGGATGCAGCGCGTGCGCATGCCGATCTGCAGGCCGGACGGACGACGGGGTCAACGTTGCTGATTCCGGAACAACCCTGA
- the fghA gene encoding S-formylglutathione hydrolase, protein MTIETLSTNRSHGGTQGVYKHKSTTTGTDMTFAVFVPDHEKGAKLPVLWYLSGLTCTHANVMEKGEYRAACAEHGIIFVAPDTSPRGEGVPDDPEAAWDFGLGAGFYVDATEEPWAANYRMRSYVEDELPSLVLREFAAADMTRQGITGHSMGGHGALTVALRTPDRFKSVSAFSPIVAPLQCPWGEKALGNYLGDDREAWRVYDACALIESGARVPDLLVDQGDADNFLAEQLKTELLVEACERAGQKVEIRMQPGYDHSYYFISTFLGEHVAWHAARLKA, encoded by the coding sequence ATGACCATCGAAACTCTCTCGACCAACCGCAGCCACGGCGGCACGCAGGGCGTGTACAAGCACAAGAGCACGACGACCGGCACCGACATGACCTTTGCGGTCTTCGTCCCCGACCATGAAAAGGGTGCGAAGCTGCCGGTGCTCTGGTATCTGTCGGGGCTGACCTGCACCCACGCCAATGTGATGGAAAAGGGCGAATATCGCGCCGCCTGCGCCGAACATGGCATCATCTTCGTCGCGCCCGATACCAGCCCGCGTGGCGAGGGCGTGCCCGACGATCCCGAAGCGGCGTGGGATTTCGGGCTGGGCGCCGGTTTCTACGTCGATGCGACCGAGGAACCCTGGGCCGCCAATTATCGCATGCGCAGCTATGTCGAGGACGAGCTGCCGTCGCTGGTGCTGCGCGAATTCGCTGCGGCCGACATGACGCGGCAGGGGATCACCGGCCATTCGATGGGCGGGCACGGCGCGCTGACCGTCGCCTTGCGCACCCCCGACCGTTTCAAGTCAGTGTCGGCCTTTTCGCCGATCGTCGCGCCGCTGCAATGCCCGTGGGGCGAAAAGGCGCTGGGCAACTATCTTGGCGATGACCGCGAAGCGTGGCGCGTTTACGATGCCTGCGCGCTGATCGAGAGCGGGGCGCGGGTGCCCGACCTGCTCGTCGATCAGGGCGACGCCGACAATTTCCTTGCCGAACAACTGAAGACCGAACTGCTGGTCGAGGCGTGCGAGCGTGCGGGGCAGAAGGTCGAAATCCGCATGCAGCCGGGGTACGACCACAGCTATTATTTCATCTCGACCTTCCTTGGCGAGCATGTCGCCTGGCATGCGGCGCGGTTGAAGGCGTAA
- a CDS encoding prolyl-tRNA synthetase associated domain-containing protein, translated as MMRGEAGLRSDLQSLAIPFVELEHKPLFTVADSEELYGVMAGAHTKNLFLKDAGGAFWLVTVASDARVDLKALPAAIGSKRVSFGKAEDMERLLGIAPGSVTPMAAINAPPGSITVVLDATLALAGQVNVHPLRNTATLGLPGAAILDLLRHWGHDPLVAPIPMQEVP; from the coding sequence ATGATGCGTGGCGAAGCGGGATTGCGATCCGACCTTCAATCGCTTGCGATCCCCTTCGTCGAGCTTGAGCATAAGCCGCTGTTCACCGTGGCCGACAGCGAAGAACTTTATGGCGTCATGGCCGGGGCGCACACCAAAAACCTGTTCCTGAAGGATGCCGGCGGCGCCTTTTGGCTGGTGACCGTCGCGTCCGACGCGCGCGTCGACCTGAAGGCGCTGCCCGCGGCGATCGGCAGCAAGCGCGTCAGCTTCGGCAAGGCCGAGGATATGGAACGGCTGCTCGGCATCGCGCCCGGGTCGGTGACGCCGATGGCCGCGATCAACGCGCCGCCGGGAAGCATCACCGTCGTGCTCGATGCGACGTTGGCGCTGGCCGGACAGGTCAATGTCCACCCGCTCCGCAACACCGCGACGCTCGGCCTCCCGGGCGCGGCGATCCTCGATCTGCTGCGTCACTGGGGCCATGACCCGCTCGTCGCACCTATCCCCATGCAGGAAGTCCCATGA
- a CDS encoding VOC family protein: MYSHNMVGANDLEAAKKFYDATFQAIGGKPAIQDDKGRLIYMHNGGLFLVGTPIDGEPATVGNGCTIGFAMEGPEQAKAWHDAGVANGGTSIEDPPGIREGGFGQLYLAYLRDPSGNKLCALHRVV; encoded by the coding sequence ATGTACAGTCACAATATGGTCGGGGCGAACGACCTCGAAGCCGCGAAGAAATTCTATGATGCGACCTTCCAGGCGATCGGCGGCAAGCCGGCGATCCAGGACGACAAGGGACGCCTGATCTATATGCACAATGGCGGGCTGTTCCTCGTCGGCACGCCGATCGACGGCGAACCGGCAACGGTCGGCAATGGCTGCACGATCGGCTTTGCGATGGAAGGGCCCGAGCAGGCGAAGGCCTGGCACGATGCGGGCGTCGCCAACGGCGGCACCTCGATCGAAGATCCGCCGGGCATCCGCGAAGGCGGGTTCGGCCAGCTCTATCTCGCTTATCTGCGCGATCCGTCGGGCAACAAGCTGTGCGCGCTGCACCGCGTCGTTTGA
- the purU gene encoding formyltetrahydrofolate deformylase produces the protein MTGPYVLTFSCVDAVGIVAAVTGLLAERDGFILDSQQYADLDSGRFFMRVEFRGAGERFPADFAGVQAAFAPVIARFAMDARLSDAAVKPRFVIAVSQGSHCLNDLLHRWSTGNLAIDIVGVVSNHEAQRRLSEWHGVPFHYLPVSDANRADQEAAILDIMARGGAEYLVLARYMQVLSQDLSSKLSGRCINIHHSFLPGFKGAKPYHRAQERGVKLIGATAHFVTSDLDEGPIIEQAVERVDHRDGVDELIRIGRDTEAQVLARAVRWVAEQRVLIDGRKTVVFR, from the coding sequence GTGACCGGACCTTATGTCCTGACGTTCAGCTGTGTCGATGCGGTGGGCATCGTGGCCGCCGTGACGGGGCTGCTCGCGGAGCGCGACGGCTTCATCCTCGACAGCCAGCAATATGCCGACCTCGATTCGGGGCGCTTTTTCATGCGCGTCGAGTTTCGCGGCGCGGGCGAGCGTTTTCCCGCCGACTTTGCGGGGGTGCAGGCGGCGTTCGCGCCGGTCATCGCGCGCTTCGCGATGGACGCGCGGCTGAGCGATGCGGCGGTCAAGCCGCGCTTCGTGATCGCCGTGTCGCAGGGCAGCCATTGTCTCAACGACCTGCTCCACCGCTGGTCGACGGGCAACCTCGCGATCGATATCGTCGGCGTCGTGTCGAACCACGAGGCGCAGCGGCGGCTGTCCGAATGGCATGGCGTGCCGTTCCACTACCTGCCGGTCAGCGACGCGAACCGGGCGGACCAGGAGGCGGCGATCCTCGACATTATGGCACGCGGCGGGGCGGAATATCTGGTGTTGGCGCGCTACATGCAGGTGCTGTCGCAGGATCTGTCGAGCAAGCTGTCGGGGCGCTGCATCAACATTCATCACAGCTTCCTGCCGGGCTTCAAGGGCGCGAAACCCTATCACCGGGCGCAGGAGCGCGGGGTCAAGCTGATCGGTGCGACGGCTCATTTCGTGACGAGCGACCTCGACGAGGGGCCGATCATCGAACAGGCGGTCGAGCGCGTCGATCATCGCGACGGCGTCGACGAACTCATCCGCATCGGCCGCGATACCGAGGCGCAGGTGCTGGCCCGCGCGGTGCGCTGGGTCGCCGAACAACGGGTTTTGATCGACGGCCGCAAGACCGTGGTCTTCCGTTAG
- a CDS encoding S-(hydroxymethyl)glutathione dehydrogenase/class III alcohol dehydrogenase codes for MKTRAAVAFEAKKPLEIVELDLEGPKAGEVLVEIMATGICHTDAYTLDGFDSEGIFPSVLGHEGAGVVREVGAGVTSVKPGDHVIPLYTPECRQCKSCLSGKTNLCTAIRATQGKGLMPDGTTRFSYNGQPIFHYMGCSTFSNFTVLPEIAVAKIREDAPFQSSCYIGCGVTTGVGAVINTAKVQVGDNVVVFGLGGIGLNVIQGARLAGADKIIGVDINPDREEWGRKFGMTDFLNSKGMSREDVVAMIVAMTDGGADYTFDATGNTEVMRIALEACHRGWGTSIIIGVAEAGKEIATRPFQLVTGRNWRGTAFGGAKGRTDVPKIVDMYMTGKIEIDPMITHVMGLEEINKGFDLMHAGESIRSVVVF; via the coding sequence ATGAAGACCCGCGCCGCCGTTGCGTTCGAAGCGAAGAAGCCGCTCGAAATCGTCGAACTCGACCTCGAAGGCCCGAAGGCGGGCGAGGTGCTGGTCGAGATTATGGCGACGGGAATCTGCCACACCGACGCGTACACGCTCGACGGCTTCGACAGCGAGGGCATCTTTCCGAGCGTGCTGGGGCATGAGGGCGCGGGCGTCGTGCGCGAAGTCGGCGCGGGCGTCACCAGCGTCAAGCCCGGCGACCATGTGATCCCGCTCTACACCCCCGAATGCCGCCAGTGCAAAAGCTGCCTCAGCGGCAAGACCAACCTCTGCACCGCGATCCGCGCCACGCAGGGCAAGGGCTTGATGCCCGACGGCACGACGCGCTTTTCGTACAACGGCCAGCCGATCTTCCACTATATGGGCTGCTCGACCTTTTCGAACTTCACCGTGCTGCCCGAGATCGCGGTTGCAAAGATCCGTGAGGACGCGCCGTTCCAGTCGAGCTGCTACATCGGCTGCGGCGTGACCACCGGCGTCGGCGCAGTCATCAACACCGCGAAGGTCCAGGTCGGCGACAATGTCGTCGTCTTCGGGCTCGGCGGCATCGGGCTCAACGTGATCCAGGGCGCGCGGCTCGCCGGCGCGGACAAGATCATCGGCGTCGACATCAACCCCGACCGCGAGGAATGGGGCCGCAAGTTCGGCATGACCGACTTCCTTAACTCGAAGGGCATGAGCCGCGAGGATGTCGTCGCGATGATCGTCGCGATGACCGACGGCGGCGCGGACTATACCTTCGACGCGACGGGCAATACCGAAGTGATGCGCATTGCATTGGAAGCCTGCCACCGCGGCTGGGGTACCTCAATCATCATCGGCGTCGCCGAAGCGGGCAAGGAGATCGCGACGCGCCCGTTCCAGCTGGTCACCGGGCGCAACTGGCGCGGCACCGCGTTCGGCGGCGCCAAGGGCCGCACCGACGTGCCGAAGATCGTCGACATGTACATGACCGGCAAGATCGAGATCGACCCGATGATCACCCACGTCATGGGGCTCGAAGAGATCAACAAGGGCTTCGACCTGATGCATGCCGGCGAGAGCATTCGCAGCGTCGTCGTTTTCTGA